A stretch of Corallococcus macrosporus DNA encodes these proteins:
- a CDS encoding metal-dependent hydrolase, which produces MASIGHVAVGMALGRYETGAGAPWRRRLAVMAFLSLMALLPDADVVAFALRIPYSAPWGHRGASHSFVFAAAVALAVAALARWKGESATRWGLLTLAAVGSHGILDTLTDGGLGAALFWPFSDARVFAPVRPLPVAPIGAGMLSARGLYVSGVEFLVFLPAWLYALWPRRARAAGSVQVP; this is translated from the coding sequence ATGGCGAGCATCGGGCATGTGGCCGTGGGCATGGCGCTGGGGCGGTACGAGACGGGAGCGGGAGCCCCCTGGCGCCGGCGGCTGGCGGTGATGGCGTTCCTGTCGCTGATGGCCCTCCTGCCGGACGCGGACGTGGTGGCCTTCGCGCTGCGCATCCCCTACTCGGCGCCGTGGGGGCACCGCGGTGCGTCGCACTCGTTCGTCTTCGCGGCGGCGGTGGCGCTCGCGGTGGCGGCGCTGGCCCGGTGGAAGGGCGAGTCCGCCACGCGCTGGGGCCTGCTGACGCTGGCGGCGGTGGGCAGCCACGGCATCCTGGACACGCTCACGGACGGCGGGCTGGGCGCGGCGCTCTTCTGGCCCTTCTCCGACGCGCGCGTCTTCGCGCCGGTGCGGCCGCTGCCGGTGGCGCCCATCGGCGCGGGCATGCTGTCCGCGCGGGGGCTGTACGTGAGCGGCGTGGAGTTCCTCGTGTTCCTGCCTGCCTGGCTCTATGCCCTCTGGCCCCGGAGGGCGCGCGCGGCCGGGAGCGTCCAGGTTCCCTGA
- a CDS encoding YiiX/YebB-like N1pC/P60 family cysteine hydrolase codes for MRVLVRGLWLLALVLVGATWLVARGSEAAPRGVEAVAARVRTGDVVFQTSGSRQSKPIQVATHSPLSHVGLVEVTPEGVFVVEAVQPVKRTPFARWKARGVKGRLLVMRPQGVDDAAKARAVEEAKRHLGKPYDALFGWGDEAMYCSELVRKAYAAGAGVEYGRMERLGDLDVAGLKREMAERYGGPVPLDLELVTPASLAADARLAVVYSDFPKGR; via the coding sequence ATGCGCGTGCTTGTGAGGGGTTTGTGGCTGCTGGCCCTCGTGCTGGTGGGGGCGACGTGGCTGGTGGCCCGCGGTTCGGAGGCGGCGCCGCGCGGCGTGGAAGCCGTGGCGGCGCGGGTGCGGACGGGGGACGTGGTGTTCCAGACGTCGGGATCGCGCCAGTCGAAGCCCATCCAGGTGGCCACGCACAGCCCGCTGTCGCACGTGGGGCTGGTGGAGGTGACGCCGGAGGGGGTGTTCGTGGTGGAGGCCGTGCAGCCGGTGAAGCGCACGCCCTTCGCGCGGTGGAAGGCGCGCGGCGTGAAGGGGCGGCTGCTGGTGATGCGGCCACAAGGGGTGGACGACGCGGCGAAGGCGCGGGCGGTGGAGGAGGCGAAGCGGCACCTGGGCAAGCCGTACGACGCGCTCTTCGGGTGGGGGGACGAGGCGATGTACTGCTCGGAGCTGGTGCGCAAGGCGTACGCGGCGGGGGCGGGGGTGGAGTACGGCAGGATGGAGCGGCTGGGCGACCTGGACGTGGCGGGCCTGAAGCGGGAGATGGCGGAGCGCTACGGCGGTCCGGTGCCGCTGGACCTGGAGCTGGTGACGCCGGCGAGCCTGGCGGCGGATGCCCGGCTGGCGGTGGTGTATTCGGATTTCCCGAAGGGGCGTTGA
- a CDS encoding putative metal-binding motif-containing protein — protein MKRLLLLLPLWALAGCKDPQDGVKVVVTYTQFVPGCVRVTATDDASGDTLATDVSVREKNATPDGEIVVGVLVPEKWGTTISVRADAFEALPVNKQCGGNSVRNNKEGITVSKGSGKEGKTPELRLTVAAPDMDLDGYVPKEGGGTDCNDAPTELGKATNPGAAELCNDTDDNCDGEKDEGFNIGGRCTNESNSCTGTYRCVAGNVQQAECFTPDAKLALVDEDQDGHADPAKGQVFVCTATLPPNRLQLGAPSDDCNDGDPAVHPGVTEICNDKDDNCVAGKDEGFSVGTTCTDTTYQCANSTTQCKPDNSGTFCKPPDAIPTWYPDGDGDRYGRDTGKQVTCVDPSTSTVTYVADAGADCNDGNPFTHPNADELCDGEDNNCNTVTDEGACPNGGPNWIPESVNDGGAALRSISLYGDGGVWVVGDDSTRAFKRPGDTDFTVLAGKCPGGTTSRPLYSVWADSRNETAYIGGEDDVLTIQTPTSVDCTPVKPPSASGTTTGLIGFPTDGGVQLIGVTSANNGDDGRTFNWDGGVNSAAVTNQSKKPLFDVSGTLTDRLFAVGSISNSSPPNQGLVLERASGATTWSTSTVPNNTPWLRGVQVVTPRLAYAVGDSGALIKWTGGSSWTTEVSPQGVTEQFTSVLAFGEGSIYITTAAGNIYHWNGIAWQKFALAGGSLYDIAGTNPGDIWAVGNFGNVFHLMSAPPPPPP, from the coding sequence ATGAAACGCCTTCTTCTGCTGCTGCCGCTGTGGGCCCTCGCGGGCTGTAAGGATCCCCAGGACGGGGTGAAGGTCGTGGTTACGTACACCCAGTTCGTTCCGGGTTGCGTGCGGGTCACGGCCACGGATGACGCCAGTGGGGACACGCTCGCGACGGACGTGTCGGTCCGCGAGAAGAACGCCACCCCCGACGGCGAAATCGTGGTGGGCGTCCTGGTGCCGGAGAAGTGGGGCACGACCATCTCCGTGAGGGCGGATGCCTTCGAGGCGCTGCCGGTGAACAAGCAGTGCGGCGGGAACTCCGTGCGCAATAACAAGGAGGGCATCACCGTCTCGAAAGGCAGCGGGAAGGAAGGCAAGACTCCGGAACTGCGCCTCACGGTCGCGGCTCCGGACATGGACCTGGATGGCTATGTCCCCAAGGAGGGGGGGGGCACTGACTGCAACGACGCCCCAACGGAGTTGGGCAAGGCCACCAATCCGGGCGCCGCGGAGCTGTGCAACGACACGGACGACAACTGCGATGGCGAGAAGGACGAGGGCTTCAATATCGGCGGGAGGTGCACTAACGAGAGCAACAGCTGCACGGGCACCTATCGATGCGTAGCAGGCAACGTCCAGCAAGCCGAATGCTTCACACCCGATGCAAAGCTCGCGCTGGTGGACGAAGACCAGGACGGTCACGCCGATCCTGCGAAGGGCCAGGTGTTCGTCTGCACGGCGACCTTGCCGCCGAATCGGCTGCAGTTGGGCGCGCCGTCCGACGACTGCAACGACGGCGATCCCGCCGTCCATCCCGGCGTCACGGAGATCTGCAACGACAAGGACGACAACTGCGTTGCTGGCAAGGACGAAGGCTTCAGCGTCGGCACGACCTGCACGGATACGACATACCAATGCGCGAACAGCACCACGCAATGCAAACCCGATAACAGCGGGACCTTCTGCAAGCCGCCTGACGCGATTCCTACCTGGTACCCGGATGGAGATGGGGACCGCTACGGCCGTGACACCGGCAAGCAGGTGACGTGCGTCGATCCCAGCACCAGCACCGTGACATACGTCGCTGATGCCGGAGCGGATTGCAATGATGGCAATCCCTTCACCCATCCCAACGCGGATGAACTCTGTGACGGAGAAGACAACAATTGCAACACGGTTACGGACGAAGGCGCATGCCCCAATGGAGGACCTAATTGGATCCCCGAGTCCGTCAACGACGGAGGAGCTGCGCTGCGCAGCATCTCACTCTATGGCGACGGCGGTGTCTGGGTCGTGGGAGATGACTCGACCCGCGCCTTCAAACGGCCTGGCGACACGGACTTCACGGTCCTCGCGGGCAAGTGCCCCGGCGGCACCACATCTCGCCCGCTCTACAGCGTTTGGGCGGACTCACGCAATGAGACTGCTTACATTGGCGGTGAAGACGACGTCCTGACCATCCAGACACCGACCAGTGTCGATTGCACGCCGGTCAAGCCGCCCTCGGCATCCGGCACTACGACGGGTCTGATTGGCTTTCCCACGGATGGCGGCGTCCAACTCATCGGCGTCACAAGCGCCAACAACGGGGACGACGGCAGAACCTTCAATTGGGATGGAGGCGTCAATTCGGCCGCCGTCACGAACCAGAGCAAAAAGCCCCTCTTCGACGTTTCGGGCACGCTGACTGACCGGCTCTTCGCTGTGGGTAGCATTTCAAATAGCTCCCCTCCCAACCAGGGCCTCGTTCTTGAACGCGCATCAGGAGCGACGACTTGGAGTACCTCCACGGTTCCCAACAACACGCCTTGGTTGAGAGGGGTGCAGGTCGTCACGCCGCGCCTGGCTTATGCAGTCGGTGACTCAGGGGCGTTGATCAAATGGACCGGGGGTAGTTCCTGGACGACGGAGGTAAGCCCCCAGGGCGTCACGGAGCAATTCACGAGCGTGCTCGCGTTTGGCGAAGGCTCCATCTACATTACAACGGCAGCCGGAAACATTTATCACTGGAATGGCATCGCCTGGCAAAAGTTCGCTCTTGCTGGAGGGAGCCTGTATGACATTGCAGGCACCAACCCCGGTGACATCTGGGCCGTTGGTAACTTCGGCAACGTCTTCCACTTGATGTCCGCGCCGCCTCCGCCTCCTCCGTAA
- the thpR gene encoding RNA 2',3'-cyclic phosphodiesterase yields the protein MRLFTAVTLGDALTAETGRGIERLRALAPDAKWVRAEGVHLTLLFLGDVDEGRLPELRDALEPVGLYHAPFVLSVAGGGTFGSPSHPRVLWADVRGDVAALKALQADVARALEPMGFKSDHAEYTAHLTLARARPPRGDPALAACARELQGASWGEGRVDRLVLFESTRGHYVPRLEVPLERGP from the coding sequence ATGCGCCTGTTCACCGCCGTGACGCTGGGAGACGCCCTCACCGCTGAAACCGGGCGGGGCATCGAGCGCCTGCGTGCCCTCGCGCCGGACGCGAAGTGGGTGCGGGCGGAGGGCGTGCACCTGACGCTGCTGTTCCTGGGGGACGTGGACGAAGGGCGCCTGCCGGAGCTGCGTGACGCCCTGGAGCCGGTGGGGCTGTACCACGCGCCCTTCGTGCTGTCGGTGGCGGGGGGCGGGACGTTCGGTTCGCCCTCGCACCCGCGCGTGCTCTGGGCGGACGTGCGCGGGGACGTCGCCGCGCTGAAGGCGCTCCAGGCGGACGTGGCCCGAGCGCTGGAGCCCATGGGCTTCAAGTCCGACCACGCCGAGTACACCGCGCACCTGACGCTGGCCCGGGCCCGGCCGCCGCGAGGGGACCCGGCCCTGGCGGCGTGCGCGCGCGAGCTGCAAGGCGCGTCGTGGGGCGAGGGGCGCGTGGACCGGCTGGTGCTGTTCGAGAGCACGCGCGGCCACTACGTGCCCCGGCTGGAGGTGCCGTTGGAGCGCGGCCCCTGA
- a CDS encoding PhnD/SsuA/transferrin family substrate-binding protein yields the protein MTASNSPIRCLLYPSLGEIREHVRVELFARALSERMGRPVVMSMAPTYEFLEAELAAGRVEMAWGTAEQCNAFEPQARAVLRAVRSGSWHYHSAFICRADAPLTLETLKGKRVAWVAPRSTGGHLLPVRHLESVGLRPDTLFSEQRFLGTYRKALDAVLRGESDLCALFSNHSDAHAMRATLTSYLGADAPRLMPFLFTISTLADGLILTKRLPEADAQALISVLTRMNTDGAGLEMLMGPFRVEGFVRSPGLGAPVSSPRPSSGAEYVAGELDAEGRCLRLWSPSGRAFGLDVRGAEGRKLEETLGTAASKPLMSLLQAVLRGGSDGRLEYRLTVDGDERVYAAEITPCAPSPGDTGVRMGLLVRDVSGLRALEDPLYRLASFPLLHPEPLLELGMDGELRYANPATHAAFQDLVERGAEHPLVHAALTWAWRGSPPGEPPPTVHLDGRYWELTVAQLWDPPGLRVFARDVTLRKQMEARLFQADRLSALGSLAAAVGHEMNNPLAFVLANLSFIREEMDRLKQPLLEGEKIPRADLEDMLSALGETVEGATRLKHIVQDLRTLSRKPPEHRARVAVQPVLENALKLLRGELQHRARLERDFHDMPTVDADEARLTQLFLNLLLNALQQMDTQDAAHNVLRVAAYTSEDGEVVVEVQDSGKGLSQDALAHIFEPFATARPHSTGLGLSVSHTIVTGLGGTLRAESREGRGTLLTVTLPAAVPVAESLRAC from the coding sequence GTGACCGCATCGAACTCGCCCATCCGTTGCCTGCTCTATCCGTCCCTGGGCGAGATACGAGAGCACGTGCGCGTGGAGCTGTTCGCGCGGGCGCTGTCGGAGCGCATGGGCCGCCCGGTGGTGATGTCCATGGCGCCCACCTACGAGTTCCTGGAGGCGGAGCTCGCGGCCGGCCGGGTGGAGATGGCCTGGGGCACCGCCGAGCAGTGCAATGCCTTCGAGCCGCAGGCGCGCGCGGTGCTTCGCGCGGTGCGCTCGGGCAGCTGGCATTACCACTCCGCGTTCATCTGCCGCGCGGACGCGCCGCTGACGCTGGAGACGCTCAAGGGCAAGCGCGTGGCGTGGGTGGCGCCGCGCTCCACCGGCGGGCACCTGCTGCCGGTGCGCCACCTGGAGTCGGTGGGCCTGCGCCCCGACACGCTCTTCTCCGAGCAGCGCTTCCTGGGCACCTACCGCAAGGCGCTGGACGCGGTGCTGCGCGGCGAGTCCGACCTGTGCGCGCTCTTCAGCAACCACTCGGACGCGCACGCGATGCGCGCCACGCTGACGTCGTACCTGGGCGCGGACGCACCGCGGCTCATGCCGTTCCTCTTCACCATCTCCACGCTCGCCGACGGCCTCATCCTCACGAAGCGGCTGCCGGAGGCGGACGCGCAGGCGCTCATCTCCGTCCTCACGCGGATGAACACCGACGGCGCGGGCCTGGAGATGCTCATGGGCCCCTTCCGGGTGGAGGGCTTCGTGCGCTCCCCGGGCCTGGGCGCGCCCGTGTCCAGCCCGCGGCCCTCGTCGGGCGCGGAGTACGTGGCCGGGGAGCTGGACGCGGAGGGGCGCTGCCTGCGGCTGTGGTCCCCGTCCGGCCGGGCCTTCGGCCTGGACGTGCGCGGCGCGGAGGGGCGCAAGCTGGAGGAGACCCTGGGCACCGCGGCGAGCAAGCCGCTCATGTCCCTGCTCCAGGCCGTCCTCCGGGGCGGCTCCGACGGCCGGCTGGAGTACCGGCTCACCGTCGACGGCGACGAGCGCGTCTACGCGGCGGAAATCACCCCCTGCGCCCCGTCACCTGGGGACACCGGCGTGCGGATGGGTTTGCTGGTGCGCGACGTCAGCGGCCTGCGCGCGCTGGAGGACCCGCTGTACCGGCTGGCGTCGTTCCCGCTCCTGCACCCGGAGCCGCTGCTGGAGCTGGGCATGGACGGGGAGCTGCGGTACGCGAACCCCGCCACCCACGCGGCCTTCCAGGACCTGGTGGAGCGCGGCGCCGAGCATCCGCTGGTGCACGCGGCGCTCACCTGGGCGTGGCGCGGCTCACCGCCGGGAGAGCCCCCGCCCACGGTGCACCTGGACGGCCGCTACTGGGAGCTCACCGTCGCGCAGCTGTGGGACCCGCCGGGCCTGCGCGTGTTCGCGCGCGACGTGACGCTGCGCAAGCAGATGGAGGCACGGCTGTTCCAGGCGGACCGGCTGTCCGCGCTGGGCTCGCTCGCCGCGGCGGTGGGCCATGAGATGAACAACCCGCTGGCCTTCGTGCTGGCGAACCTGTCGTTCATCCGCGAGGAGATGGACCGGCTGAAGCAGCCGCTGCTCGAGGGCGAGAAGATTCCGCGCGCGGACCTGGAGGACATGCTGTCCGCGCTGGGCGAGACGGTGGAGGGCGCCACCCGGCTCAAGCACATCGTGCAGGACCTGCGCACGCTGTCTCGCAAGCCGCCGGAGCACCGCGCCCGCGTGGCCGTGCAGCCGGTGCTGGAGAACGCGCTCAAGCTCTTGCGCGGTGAGCTGCAGCACCGCGCGCGGCTGGAGCGGGACTTCCACGACATGCCCACGGTGGACGCGGACGAGGCGCGCCTCACCCAGCTCTTCCTCAACCTGCTGCTCAATGCCTTGCAGCAGATGGACACCCAGGACGCCGCGCACAACGTGCTGCGCGTGGCGGCCTACACCAGCGAGGACGGCGAGGTGGTGGTGGAGGTGCAGGACTCCGGCAAGGGCCTGTCGCAGGACGCGCTCGCGCACATCTTCGAGCCCTTCGCCACCGCGCGCCCCCACAGCACCGGCCTGGGCCTGTCCGTCAGCCACACCATCGTCACCGGCCTGGGCGGCACGCTGCGCGCGGAGAGCCGCGAGGGCCGGGGCACGCTGCTCACCGTCACGCTGCCGGCGGCCGTCCCCGTGGCCGAGTCCCTGCGCGCCTGCTGA
- a CDS encoding WD40/YVTN/BNR-like repeat-containing protein, translated as MMSWVGALLTTVVAAGGVPMVPAGGGNALTLPAHRHAVRIETGNGHAPTWLLAIQQQGAEGEGLNLFRSEDGFGSFTKLAPIQPDASHHDRAELVAVGRDVAMVYAYEGPSLAASSRHDVYFQWWRYDAAQDTWAPEPAVRVFNADSTQAYSRALLARDSKGRLWVQAFRLEADGGATAVVAVSTDNGASFQRQPDLGRTRKRGGGRLLSVGSKLVFFWAMHDGFEPTRMRVRDAADPLDTWGPQRDAFSDGIYHGAALSAVEDGKGGIHLVYKDETERLYYRRFDGTSFGSRILVEGTPDWALQPAVTRIGDALYVFYNHFQTATDYEVQVRVLRDGVFSAPVTLDSRTSFKGYLSTLDVLPDSVTEVPCFYGDAVDANSSGRVMRVALPRQPEGGGGSGQDGGTPDAGSGVDAGTPDAGTGADGGVDAGTPDAGSGVDAGTPDAGSDGGVDAGTPPVDGGVQGPVTLEPVFTNTTHEVLAVDGAGTVYALALDGSRSKLWASTDGGRTFSARGQGVGGASFWVMAVLKDGTLLAQMSRSGSYHLERSTDGGATWADVASLGNYRAMSPASFAELGGTVFFLEYQTFTSSSTPLRLWASTDGGATWAVRATFQEHRHGTALYADPTRSVLWATFGSSSTQAAVVRSTDGGRTWTKVMGGYAANAVTGTVLSGGELLLGQSTLYEPEHPKLLRVYASGRVDALMTLPGPAYSLDALAGGGFVMGTARADVGDIQPASDVYARLFTSTDGVTWVEARRYERAGSTSLARAEVWGVLANGDLVVRAENLMGFGTGGKGFQVLRVKR; from the coding sequence ATGATGTCCTGGGTGGGAGCCCTGCTGACCACGGTGGTGGCGGCGGGTGGGGTGCCCATGGTGCCGGCTGGCGGGGGCAATGCCCTGACGCTGCCGGCGCATCGGCACGCGGTGCGAATCGAGACAGGCAACGGGCATGCGCCCACGTGGCTCCTGGCCATCCAGCAGCAGGGGGCGGAAGGGGAGGGGCTGAACCTCTTCCGCTCCGAGGACGGCTTCGGGAGCTTCACGAAGCTGGCCCCCATCCAGCCGGATGCGTCGCACCACGACCGCGCGGAGCTGGTCGCGGTGGGGCGGGACGTGGCGATGGTCTACGCGTACGAGGGGCCTTCACTGGCCGCGTCGTCGCGGCACGACGTGTACTTCCAGTGGTGGCGCTACGACGCGGCGCAGGACACCTGGGCGCCGGAGCCGGCGGTGCGGGTGTTCAACGCGGACAGCACCCAGGCGTACTCGCGGGCCCTGCTGGCGCGGGACTCGAAGGGGCGGCTGTGGGTGCAGGCGTTCCGGCTGGAGGCGGACGGCGGCGCCACCGCGGTGGTGGCGGTGTCCACCGACAACGGCGCCAGCTTCCAGAGACAGCCGGACCTGGGGCGGACGCGGAAGCGGGGCGGGGGGCGGCTCTTGAGCGTGGGGTCGAAGCTCGTCTTCTTCTGGGCCATGCACGACGGCTTCGAGCCCACGCGGATGCGGGTGCGTGACGCGGCGGATCCGCTGGACACGTGGGGGCCGCAGCGGGACGCGTTCTCCGACGGCATCTACCACGGCGCGGCGCTGAGCGCGGTGGAGGACGGCAAGGGCGGCATCCACCTGGTCTACAAGGACGAGACGGAGCGGCTGTATTACCGGCGCTTCGACGGGACGTCGTTCGGCTCGCGCATCCTGGTGGAGGGGACACCGGACTGGGCGTTGCAGCCGGCCGTCACGCGCATCGGGGATGCGCTGTATGTCTTCTACAATCACTTCCAGACGGCCACGGATTACGAAGTCCAGGTGCGGGTGCTGCGCGACGGCGTGTTCAGCGCGCCGGTGACGCTGGACTCGCGCACGAGCTTCAAGGGCTACCTGAGCACGCTGGACGTGCTGCCGGACAGTGTCACGGAGGTGCCGTGCTTCTACGGAGACGCGGTGGACGCGAACTCCAGCGGCCGGGTGATGCGCGTGGCCCTGCCTCGTCAGCCGGAAGGAGGCGGTGGCTCCGGGCAGGACGGCGGGACGCCGGACGCGGGTTCGGGCGTGGACGCGGGGACGCCGGATGCGGGCACGGGCGCGGATGGCGGTGTGGATGCGGGGACGCCGGACGCGGGGTCGGGCGTGGACGCGGGGACGCCGGACGCGGGCTCGGATGGCGGCGTGGACGCGGGGACGCCGCCGGTGGACGGCGGGGTGCAGGGGCCGGTGACGCTGGAGCCGGTGTTCACGAACACGACGCACGAGGTGCTGGCGGTGGACGGCGCGGGCACGGTGTACGCGCTGGCGCTGGACGGGAGCCGCTCGAAGCTGTGGGCGAGCACGGATGGCGGGCGCACCTTCAGCGCGAGAGGGCAGGGGGTGGGCGGCGCGTCGTTCTGGGTGATGGCGGTGCTGAAGGACGGGACGTTGCTGGCGCAGATGAGCCGCAGCGGCAGCTACCACCTGGAGCGCTCCACGGACGGAGGGGCGACATGGGCGGATGTTGCATCGCTGGGGAACTACCGCGCGATGTCGCCCGCGAGCTTCGCGGAGCTGGGCGGCACGGTGTTCTTCCTGGAGTACCAGACGTTCACCTCGTCGAGCACGCCGCTGCGGCTGTGGGCGAGCACGGACGGCGGAGCGACGTGGGCGGTACGGGCCACGTTCCAGGAGCACCGGCACGGCACGGCGCTGTACGCGGACCCGACGCGAAGCGTGTTGTGGGCCACGTTCGGCAGCAGCAGCACGCAGGCGGCGGTGGTGCGCTCGACGGACGGGGGGCGCACGTGGACGAAGGTGATGGGCGGCTACGCGGCCAACGCGGTGACGGGGACGGTGTTGTCGGGAGGGGAGCTGCTGTTGGGGCAGTCCACGCTCTACGAGCCGGAGCACCCGAAGCTCCTGCGCGTGTACGCGAGTGGAAGGGTAGACGCGCTGATGACGCTGCCGGGGCCGGCGTACTCACTGGACGCGCTGGCGGGAGGCGGCTTCGTGATGGGAACGGCGAGGGCGGACGTGGGAGACATCCAGCCCGCATCGGACGTCTACGCGCGCCTGTTCACGAGCACGGACGGAGTGACGTGGGTTGAGGCCCGGAGATACGAGCGGGCCGGAAGCACCTCCCTGGCAAGAGCGGAGGTCTGGGGCGTGCTGGCCAACGGAGACCTGGTGGTGCGAGCGGAGAACCTGATGGGCTTCGGAACCGGAGGAAAGGGGTTCCAGGTCCTGCGGGTGAAGCGCTGA